The Episyrphus balteatus chromosome 3, idEpiBalt1.1, whole genome shotgun sequence genome segment AGCCCTCTAAAACTCCCTAGAGAAAGTGCTTTATTCTAAGCGAGGGCATAACATTGTCAAAGAAAATGGAAGATCGTTTCTGTCCAAACAACTGCAAATATTGTGTGGTGTATATCCAGCTTTGCTGCATGTAACTCTATCGGCTTATTTCCTGTGCACATCGCAACTATGATTTTGATGAGTATTCTATATAGACCGAGAGCTGAGAGCAGAttttttgcgtgagaggtaaccgttTCATATTAATATTAGAGTAAGTCCCAgccatggtgatgacgaaaacgaacgtctgccagcatgtgtctgcgcctttgctgagaaaaagtgcatcaaaagtacattttttctgaaaattgatttagggagggtaaccacctggaaacaattggaacctgacgccctcgtcgccctgattacaaaaacacccatgacagacgttttaactgcgcccaaacacccgacagacgagcctgaaaacgcgtttttttacgcgtttttagggattggggtaaccacctaaaaacaattggaacctgacgccctcgtcgccctgattacaaaaatacccatgacagacgttttaaccgcgcccaaacacccgacagacgagcctgaaaacgcgtttttttacgcgtttttagggattggggtaaccacctaaaaacaattggattctgtagcccttgactccctgattgcaaaaatacccatgacagacgttttaaccgcgcccaacacccgacagacgaaccCGAAAACGCGATCTTTTACGCGAACGCAAGGGCTTGGGgcaaccacttgaaattagtctcattcTGTTGGTCTTGACTctctgattacaaaaatacccatgacagacgttttagctGCGCCCAAACCCCCAACAGACGAGTTCTAAATCGCGATCTTTTTTCGCGAAATAAAAAACCAAGGACTTGAGGtcaccacttgaaattagtctcatcctGTTGTCCTTGACTCCCTGTttgcaaaaatacccatgacagacgttttacctCCATCCAAACGCCCAACAGACGAGTCATAAATCGCGATCTTTTTCGCGAAATAAAAAAGCAAGGACTTGAGGtcaccacttgaaattagtctcatcctGTTGTCCTTGACTCCCTGattgcaaaaatacccatgacagacgttttatccgcgcccaaacaaccgacagacgaacccaaaaacgcgattaaatttaattgaagatttttgtgaacaaacatttttttttcaaaaattttgcttaaatttcatacatttactaatgccaaaagattggctaggcaattaaaggaaaacaactattTGAGGCTATGAGAGCAATAGTGGCGTaaccggtttttttttcaaaaatgagtttttcataaaaacttggtctcttaatatatctactttattacaaaaatagatttatgtaGCTAGATACACTCAGAACTAGATGGCactcaaaaaagtgttgttttgaaaaaccctgtatcttaaatcactcgtagctcaaaacttcctttttatggcttacgccactattgttctcatagcctcatTTGAGAGTCATGGACAatatagttgttttcctttaatatgagtgaaggacaatcttccatctcttaggcgataaatgcaatttgtagaaatgagattctggctttttaaaaacgtgtatgcaAGTATTGTAGGTGCTgaccgttgtgttcaaaatattttgtgtttgaagttaatttttgagaaagttacatttatcgcctaaacgatggaagattgtccatGACTCTCAaatagttgttttcctttaattgcctagccaatcttttggcattagtaaatgtatgaaatttaagcaaaatttttgaaaaaaaaatgtttgttcacaaaaatcttcaattaaatttaatcgcgtttttgggttcgtctgtcggttgtttgggcgcggataaaacgtctgtcatgggtatttttgcaatCAGGGAGTCAAGGACAACaggatgagactaatttcaagtggtgaCCTCAAGTCCTTGCTTTTTTATTTCGCGAAAAAGATCGCGATTTATGACTCGTCTGTTGGGCGTTTGGATGGaggtaaaacgtctgtcatgggtatttttgcaaACAGGGAGTCAAGGACAACaggatgagactaatttcaagtggtgaCCTCAAGTCCTTGGTTTTTTATTTCGCGAAAAAAGATCGCGATTTAGAACTCGTCTGTTGGGGGTTTGGGCGCagctaaaacgtctgtcatgggtatttttgtaatcagagAGTCAAGACCAACAgaatgagactaatttcaagtggttgcCCCAAGCCCTTGCGTTCGCGTAAAAGATCGCGTTTTCGggttcgtctgtcgggtgttgggcgcggttaaaacgtctgtcatgggtatttttgcaattagggagtcaagggctacagaatccaattgtttttaggtggttaccccaatccctaaaaacgcgtaaaaaaacgcgttttcaggctcgtctgtcgggtgtttgggcgcggttaaaacgtctgtcatgggtatttttgtaatcagggcgacgagggcgtcaggttccaattgtttttaggtggttaccccaatccctaaaaacgcgtaaaaaaacgcgttttcaggctcgtctgtcgggtgtttgggcgcagttaaaacgtctgtcatgggtgtttttgtaatcagggcgacgagggcgtcaggttccaattgtttccaggtggttaccctcactaaatcaattttcagaaaaaatgtacttttgatgcactttttctcagcaaaggcgcagacacatgctggcagacgttcgttttcgtcatcaccatggctgggacttattctaatattaatatgaatcggttacctctcacgcaaaaaatctgctcccggctcttagactaatatTGCTTaccagttttaaaatttaaaacttgcaatttttggtttggaatAATTTTCCTATAGGTACAAAACAATATAGTTAactaattttcagttttttaattgcatttaaGCTTTTTTAGGATATTGCCAAATTGTATCATTTAGTCATGTTTTTGTCTAAATAAAAGCAACCTTCTGCTGCTTGACATTTCTCACTTGTTAAgtctatcatgaaaaaaaagaaaaacttgatATAAACTGGCATGGATACCGTCATGAAACAAATAACCCGGtgcttttggattttttctgTTCTGTTCCCTGTAGAACAGATTCATTATAcacatctaatttttttttacaaaatttaatgttatggagtaataaatttgtttttaaacgttaacatttttattagtttttagtcaactataggaaatcagATGCATAAACGCCTTGATGCTTTCGTCCATGGaaattgtgaataaaaatttcgattttattttattctaactATAGCAATTTTATAGCTATAAATGCTTCCTGATATTGAAATAGTGTAAACCTcgcctactcacattaattggaaaactcacgTTATTTAACCAACCAACTAAGGTTGATAGACTTTTATACTTGGTATTGCATGaagctataaaaatgctttcatTTTGGTAATATGTCTACTTCCAAAATTTGCTTTGGGCTCTTAATAGCTTTTCCTCCTCGTTAAATTACTTCTGTTTGTGTTgcacattttttgtttctattttttatttggtgGGGAGATGGtaaacttttaactatttattttttttttcttttttgatttatttttagatattttgaaACTATTTCAAGTGAGAGAGAAGATATTGATGAAGATTTGTTAGtaatttttactcaaaaatatattttctattaatttGCCTATATTCGCAGGTTAACAGAACGTGTTAGTCTTTTAGAAACGAAATTGGAAAAAGTTATTGGAAATCTTGatgacattttaaataaatatgaagaaaaatcaaaaaaataaaaaaattaaactatctTATCTGAGTGTTCTAACTTTAAACCACTTAGTTAAGAATTTAATGAACGCAAATTCGAATGGCTGTATTACCTACTTAACCCCTTACTCTAAGGATAAAGAaatataatgataaaaaaaaaaaaatacaaaatcagaGAGACCGTCTGGTGAATCAAAAATGTCACAAAAACCATCGATTTACCATCATGTCCATGTTGTTGGCATTTTATGAAGACAATTAGTCTTTGTCACTTCTGTTTAttccttaaatttaaatttacgcTACAGGGCCTGCGGTTCTTTTTGAttagacaaaaacaaaattctttgaagtagcagaaaatttattttgaagacTGTCAAAAAGTCTAGTTGATGAATTAATGATAATTCCGGGTATATTTTGTTGTTCCAAATACAAAAGTtcttatttctataaaaaaaaaataaatagttcaatatgaaaaatcaaaacaaaacccTATCTACTCTACATACCACCCATTGTAAACTGGTTAATCCAAtgaaaatcatttcaatctcaatacgaaaaacaacaaaaaaaaaacctaccaggGCCTCCCAGAAACTACTAAAAGTCTCGGTGTAGTCAAATTGACTGGTGCTGGTATGCTGCTCcaataataaatatttcaaatatttgtatCTATTAAGCACATGAGAATGCATTGCATACGCCTGCAATCAAGCTTACACATAAAAAATGTCTATGAGACTATAAGCTATAAGACATTGCAACCAAAAAGAGTTTTGTTCGTTGCTTGTTCTTTACTGCAACACAAGGCTTGAACTTCATATAGTAAGCTTAGCTTTATGGAAAAATATAACAAGACTCTAGGCGTCTCTGAGCTCTGAGACAAATATTACCATAGCAGTTATAGGAAGTGGTATAAAAGCGATCAACACTTGAGGTTTCTTTTGAGTCCGTAAGTTAACAGAGTTTCGAGTAAGTGTGCTATAGTTTTGCAAACGAAAGAAATTGGAAAACTTCGTTAAACTCataaaaaaagtataacaaTTTAATCACGgttcattaaataataaattttaagttcGGGTTGTGTAAAAAtcaagaaatttgtttttaagtgaAGAACGAAATTGcatcttgtttttatttttattttgtgtgtgggaaaaaaagcaaagaacaCGAAGATGTTGGTAAGAGACTCTTTGTCATTAAgacattattacaaaaaaatacaaatgttcTCCTGTTTggttatgtaaaataaaaatgattgtgAATTATGTGAGATGTGACACACAGTGACAAAAGAGTACAAAATAAACTGCTATTATACAAATAAAGTCATAAGGTTACAAGAACTtggaatgtttgttttttttttgtatcgaaagGTGTGTTAGGTGTCATGGGTTAATCAAAGTAAATgtcaattataaaataaaattaccaaagtttataaagaaaaaaattacataatggattaaaatatttgaattttgcgGAGATAACATGGAATGTATGAATGTATCTAATTAAATTTGCATTAGTGTCAAAATGTCCTTGAAAAGCTTAAATGTGATGTCAACAGGTGTTTGGCTCAATcaacaattcttttttttatgtattgacAATACTAATATCTAAACAATGTGCCCCTAAGACATTCTCATTCTGAGAAAGCAGTACAGTGAGTCaacaactatttttttaagaagtaaatataaaaagaatttaaatgaaatagaAAAGGACTTTGGAAACCAAGAAAGTGGTACCTAAAAAGGTCATTGAACCATACTCGTACGAGTTagaaattatacttttttttattggttcaTGGTTttcttttgcattatttttactAAAACAATGAACTAATTCTAACCCCGTGAATTTATTGAATGACCTTGGCCCAGTTTTTATAGTTCaatatggaaaaataaaaatatttttatttttcacagaCATCACtgctttgaaacaaaaaaacgacaacaAAGTGACAAACTTGATGGGTCTCTTTTTTGAGTACTTCGTAAagtgttttgtattttaaatacgATTAATTTTTGACTAATggccttttttaaattattatattacCATAttctttgagtattttttttttttttttatttcagttatttttgttaaaaaaaagaaactttttcaGCCAACAATcagcaaaaaatgtaaaataaaaacaaacgagACTCATTACATTTTACTAATGATTTGGCTCCATAGCGGTTTTGATCAATTTGAAAGGAATTCATTCCAATTTAAACAACATGAAATTATTTAGCTTTTGTTTACTTATCCATTAAAAATACTACACCGCATTTGCTAGCAAATCAACAATTTGCAAAAAGCTAATTTTGTTGTCTACTTTTACTGAAGTTCTATATCTGAGAAAAAACCATAAGATGAtatcatttaatttgaaagtcggccagttaaataatttttgtacgaGTAGTTGAATTAtttcaaagaataaaaaaaagttacgtatacaccacagtgaacaacTTCACTTTGATCGTAGATTACAAAGCTTCCAGtatagatacaaataaaaaacatatctGATGACCTCTTTCTCAATAAGGATCAAGCATAACTTTGCCTTGTTTTTGTGAAGtgttattgaattgaaattctgGAGCATTTCGTTCAAAAGTGAAATAATGGCAAGTGGTTGAAATTATCATGAGTccagaatttcaaaaaacattagGTACTCTTGGCTTTAAAAGAACAATCCTTAGCCTTTTTTGCCCAATGCATGAGGACTAATTACATATTGGAAAAATGGTATATGATATATCAGgcattatttttattacatggttcccgatatattttttttccaattatatgttaaaaaatgagaagaaataatttataagaatattgttcaattcaaaaatcatttttctttacttttactACTATTCACTAACACGTATCAACAAATAAAAGCATActttaaaaagataaacaagaGTTTTGCTGCTTTAAATGTAAGACTACTTCCTTAGCATTAAAGAATACTTTACGTCGTTTAAAACTGTCCACTGTACATTTAAAAAGGAAAATACCCCAGATAAGTAGATAACAAAATCAAATCAACTAAAATTAGAAACTTCTGCATAGATAAAGAAATATGCATTTACtccaataaaaaatgttttaaatcattttcCTATCAAGATATACTTTCTTGATTCACTGTACTTACTTcattcgacattttttttttgcagcttaTTACAAATATTAAGCAAAAGAACGAGTTATAATTCTTATGCCAAGGTTATCCTCTTTTTAACCTTCATCATTCTCTATAACTTCTACGATTTATTTATTATGTTCTTTTAATTTCGAGATTAAGAGTAAGCCTAGAATTTACGAGAAAATGAATCATGGTTATAATatctactttaaaataaaacaattatatttcaaaataattaatagaCTGCTATTTAGAAAACgatttattagtttttagaTATGAATGGTTGGACACATAGCCAtatgtgttttttatctttgaaatattaattttttttttctatccaaaAACACCTTCATAGCTTaaaggcaaaacaaaaaaaaacagttcgtGAAATCGAATCCagtatatttttatgtttttctattataaaaaaaaaattacgcatacaccacagtgaccaaaaaataaattgaaaatctaGTGGAGCCTGGAACCCAGAGTTCTATAGTttgatcatttttaattttttgaaaacattcagTTATGGTGAAATCAAAGCATCTGCTAATTTGTCTAATCTTTCCTTGAAATCACATAATATTTAGGAAGAGCCATACAATTCATGCCAACCCTCTTCTCAATCATAAATGCTTTTATTTTGTACTATTCAAACCTTTCTGTCAAAATCTATAATTACAGCTGGCTTTTGCATGCCTTTTGTTTGTTCTACAAGTCAACTCACAACAATACACAACCCCAGTACcaatattaaaacaaatcaaCCGACACAATGCTGATGGCTCATACACATATGGATACGAAGGTGCagataaaagctttaaaattgaGACCAAATATCCTGATGGAGAAGTTCATGGTAAATATGGATATGTCGATGATCAAGGACAGGTGCGTGAGGTTGAATATGGTGCAAGTAGACGTGGCTTTGAACCTCAAGGTAAGataacaaaatcaaatttttttgttattacttCTTCATATCTTCATCCATTTTTATAGGAAGTGACATAAATGTTGCTCCACCAACTTTGAAAAGCAGTAATCCATATCCATTGGGTCCAAACGAAATTGATGATGGCCAGTATCGTGAAGATCCAGGAGTCTACTACAGtagcaacaacaacagaaacACCGCTCCAATTACCTTTCCACAAAATAACAACTATCAACCACCTCGTCGTCCACAGTGGACACCACCGCCACAGCAACAACCACAGCCGCTGCCACCAAGAAACTATCCAGTAAGCAGATTTAGCCTTGATGATCTTCAACAATCTTCTCGTCCTCAATGGTCACCACCACCTCAACCTGCAGCACCTCAATATTATAATCCTCCTCAGCCCAGATATCAGCCACAACCACAACCTCAATATTATAATCCTCCTCCACCAAGCTACCaacaaccctatccaaatgttCCCAATCATCACCATCCTGCTCTAAGAAATATTGACATAGCGAGTGGTTCGTACAGCATCGATTACACAGGCAGGaagtaacgaaaaaaatacttacaatttgtattatacataaaaagataataatttaattcatacattatatgttaaaaaaaaagactaaacCAAACTTCTATTTCTTAAGAGGCCTGTGTTCAATAgagttgacatttttttatttttttttttcagcataaTAATACCATTTGAATTACTTAAGTCTGCTTAGATATTTCTTAGAtatttatcatgttttttttttttctttgcctaAAGTAAAGTAATGTTTTGTTTAATGAATTCGAACTgg includes the following:
- the LOC129915741 gene encoding uncharacterized protein LOC129915741, giving the protein MLLAFACLLFVLQVNSQQYTTPVPILKQINRHNADGSYTYGYEGADKSFKIETKYPDGEVHGKYGYVDDQGQVREVEYGASRRGFEPQGSDINVAPPTLKSSNPYPLGPNEIDDGQYREDPGVYYSSNNNRNTAPITFPQNNNYQPPRRPQWTPPPQQQPQPLPPRNYPVSRFSLDDLQQSSRPQWSPPPQPAAPQYYNPPQPRYQPQPQPQYYNPPPPSYQQPYPNVPNHHHPALRNIDIASGSYSIDYTGRK